In Micrococcales bacterium, the following proteins share a genomic window:
- a CDS encoding DUF3883 domain-containing protein, whose amino-acid sequence MTEQSADTHAVLESICRENLAVYRESPGRLQEDVSQESQVAHDYRGRLVYELLQNADDSFAGIASTDDRVLFRVTDDELWVANTGRAFTEADVRGLCGLGASSKVGSLGPKRASIGHKGLGFKSVLEITDAPEAYSETVAFRLGKHSAGEQVRLLWGRLGRGQVRDVPAMRFPITIDQNHAIWRDLQREGFRTAFRFPFREGFTMGQVAALAHQLLTLPMTSVIFLKHLEEVLIEVVTAAEKTDRQWLLERHRVAEAGIEPCSGMESSGLYRVDLVNMDAEGDRYWVAHNGEVPIGSHRDGLSGPAWDGVDITEVSVAVRDEDDPRIAPSNQRFHVFLPTQEPSGCSVLVNGAFTTDLSRQHVQVDESPDNYNGYLVHQAADTFVRLLMPHLIDKGGLRYVLRILDRSAADVGPAADLLTRALTLRLAATSLIPSGGEALTLREVVLPSPLLEEQGPAFVHLLAAGSTVSDRHFPDPEFCEGELAAVCADYGATALTAARSLQALARHLDPAKAVLRVGSDSRYRIDPVLDLCALMWDRADASERQQLEGVARAEAVFPVGEDEAGRVRRIALGDETAFYPPAGSAEDLPLRRIRFLAHAVCWGNLGRSEQSSVLGDRMKAWDGLFGIKEFRFEEVMRAAVLPGFTRKGGIDTELREANRSIEALATICRLAGKTTKPENPLPMGRLGSDRAFFNLSRLEVPCRPDQDGQLLWAPAHQVYFGRDWVGDDSVEGIFDAMAAAGQKVDLKFLAAPEAFAEFAGTLGVQSEEGTGVPGQSSQDEGEVDLEDDTDEALETTADDRWRNFFAWLGVSRGLRLIHFHDVDDTGTGWTSTKGLGLPGGWAFNGLNDAWSQYQSDLIGSLESDPRWTTTDHYLYQVHNLDRLDEIATVARQAGNAVAGELLTHLVRNWPYYAKHTMTELALVGTGKWPSSRSAPPRATTEEVVSGGPDFWLHRLRNHAICPTSRGPRRPGQTWRRTDELERRLARGGRSADTYLPVLTQPEDVSAASLRACLDELQVRGELTPAAFTVEDARDLCERLSQINPDGVTEQIARRELRPIYRQMFALLAGTPTTGAKALATSLLAARTATGIEFLPARDVLYASVPGSRERSGVQDRVPLFVLEAEPGADRPLRELFGVPFLEEALQWSVRPGELALDEDQMATFRGGLHDLRRSLLARLSADRADRSAQDQQLIDEFIERVEPVESLSMSCAFKGEDLGDIAQRTYHVRHAEDGALQGFIVWTGPEWPPIAEDAQALAMALAQALGVNTVETFLSFITASDEMRTQLLELAGASDNLPGVAERLAGHDDVQTEGLGGAPESTVTSQSDGESTEAAAGSRVGHPPEVLPAAPRVPLHHFDDLLIDGEIIRIMNTPAVAIGGRVHSNGSHSGGGAGSVTPGAPRAAQGTDLSELDRLGMRITIAFEQRRFPGRSIAILPGDEPIPETDVFIVDVSSPGMIKEACEQSPVVERVLAGLGSQGISDLYPGFDILTIVGTEVDRMIELKSSGVDAKVQAMSWNEWKTAGGPMRDHFWLYLVGNLRADLQNAAPFVRAVRDPIGTLASSKAEDVIRKRTIQLRVREFAAADELKLSVRSFHGHD is encoded by the coding sequence GTGACCGAGCAGAGCGCAGACACCCACGCGGTCTTGGAAAGCATTTGCCGTGAGAATCTAGCCGTCTATCGCGAGTCCCCCGGGCGACTCCAGGAGGACGTCAGTCAGGAGTCCCAGGTCGCTCACGATTACCGGGGGCGCCTCGTCTACGAATTGTTGCAGAACGCCGACGACTCGTTTGCAGGCATTGCCAGCACGGATGACCGCGTTCTCTTCAGAGTCACAGATGATGAACTCTGGGTTGCCAATACCGGTCGGGCCTTCACAGAAGCCGATGTTCGTGGGTTGTGTGGACTGGGTGCCAGTTCGAAAGTCGGCTCGTTGGGCCCGAAACGAGCGAGCATCGGTCACAAGGGCTTGGGATTCAAGTCCGTGCTGGAGATCACGGATGCGCCGGAGGCGTACTCGGAGACGGTCGCGTTCCGTCTCGGTAAGCACAGCGCCGGCGAGCAGGTCAGGTTGCTCTGGGGGAGACTCGGCCGCGGACAGGTTCGTGATGTCCCTGCCATGCGGTTCCCAATCACCATCGATCAGAACCACGCGATTTGGCGGGACCTCCAGCGCGAAGGCTTCCGGACCGCATTCCGGTTCCCATTTCGGGAGGGGTTCACGATGGGACAAGTTGCGGCTCTGGCGCACCAGTTGTTGACCCTGCCCATGACGAGTGTCATCTTCCTGAAGCATCTCGAAGAGGTTCTCATCGAGGTTGTCACGGCCGCGGAGAAGACGGATCGGCAGTGGCTTCTTGAGCGCCATCGTGTGGCTGAGGCCGGTATCGAGCCCTGCAGTGGCATGGAGAGCAGTGGCCTCTACCGGGTCGATCTCGTCAACATGGACGCAGAAGGAGACCGGTACTGGGTGGCCCACAACGGTGAGGTCCCCATCGGCAGCCATCGCGATGGACTCTCCGGGCCCGCGTGGGACGGGGTGGACATCACTGAGGTATCGGTAGCCGTACGCGACGAGGATGATCCGCGAATCGCACCTTCGAACCAGCGCTTCCACGTCTTCTTGCCAACGCAGGAACCCTCCGGATGCTCAGTGCTGGTCAACGGCGCCTTCACGACGGACCTGTCGCGCCAACACGTACAAGTCGATGAATCCCCTGACAACTACAACGGGTACCTCGTGCACCAGGCCGCCGACACGTTCGTGCGGTTGCTCATGCCCCATCTGATCGACAAGGGCGGCTTGCGCTACGTGCTTCGAATCCTTGACCGCAGCGCCGCAGACGTAGGGCCTGCGGCCGATCTGCTCACTCGGGCCCTCACGCTCAGGCTCGCGGCGACTTCGCTCATTCCGTCCGGCGGCGAGGCACTGACCCTGCGCGAGGTCGTTCTACCGTCTCCATTACTGGAGGAGCAGGGGCCGGCCTTCGTTCATTTGTTGGCCGCCGGCAGCACGGTCTCAGACAGGCACTTCCCTGATCCGGAGTTCTGCGAGGGCGAGTTGGCGGCCGTTTGTGCGGACTATGGGGCAACTGCCCTCACCGCTGCTCGGTCGCTGCAGGCGCTCGCTCGTCACTTGGACCCGGCCAAGGCGGTTCTGCGTGTTGGTTCAGATTCTCGCTACCGGATCGATCCGGTTCTCGACCTGTGCGCGCTGATGTGGGACCGAGCTGATGCCAGCGAGCGGCAACAACTCGAAGGGGTCGCACGGGCAGAAGCGGTGTTCCCGGTTGGTGAGGACGAGGCGGGAAGGGTTCGTCGTATCGCACTGGGAGATGAGACTGCGTTCTACCCGCCGGCCGGCTCTGCGGAGGACCTTCCGCTGCGTCGGATCCGATTCTTGGCACACGCCGTTTGCTGGGGGAACCTGGGCCGGTCGGAACAGAGTTCGGTGCTTGGAGATCGCATGAAGGCGTGGGACGGGCTCTTCGGCATCAAGGAGTTTCGGTTCGAGGAAGTCATGCGCGCCGCCGTGCTGCCCGGCTTCACACGCAAGGGCGGCATCGACACCGAACTTCGGGAGGCGAACCGCTCCATCGAAGCGCTTGCGACGATCTGCCGTCTTGCTGGCAAGACCACGAAGCCGGAGAATCCGCTGCCGATGGGCCGCCTTGGGTCCGACCGTGCCTTCTTCAACCTGAGCCGACTCGAGGTTCCATGCCGGCCTGATCAAGACGGTCAACTCTTGTGGGCTCCTGCACACCAGGTCTACTTCGGACGGGACTGGGTCGGGGATGACTCCGTCGAGGGGATCTTCGACGCCATGGCCGCCGCCGGCCAGAAGGTGGACCTGAAGTTCCTGGCAGCGCCGGAGGCATTCGCCGAGTTCGCAGGCACACTCGGGGTCCAGTCCGAAGAGGGGACCGGAGTCCCGGGCCAGTCGAGCCAGGACGAAGGCGAAGTCGACCTGGAGGATGACACCGATGAGGCGTTGGAAACGACCGCCGACGATCGGTGGCGCAACTTCTTCGCATGGCTTGGGGTCAGCCGCGGCCTTCGCCTCATTCACTTCCACGACGTCGACGACACCGGTACAGGCTGGACCAGCACGAAAGGCCTCGGGCTCCCGGGCGGCTGGGCGTTCAACGGGCTGAACGATGCGTGGTCGCAGTACCAGTCCGACCTGATCGGCTCCCTCGAGAGCGACCCTCGATGGACGACCACTGACCACTACCTGTATCAGGTGCACAACCTCGACCGCCTTGACGAGATCGCGACGGTCGCCCGCCAGGCTGGTAACGCCGTCGCAGGTGAACTCCTCACGCACCTGGTCCGCAACTGGCCCTACTACGCCAAGCACACGATGACAGAACTGGCTCTGGTGGGGACAGGCAAATGGCCTTCTTCGCGCTCCGCGCCGCCACGGGCGACGACCGAAGAAGTGGTCAGTGGCGGCCCCGACTTCTGGCTGCATCGGCTGCGTAATCACGCCATCTGTCCCACGAGCCGCGGACCGCGGCGTCCAGGGCAGACGTGGCGCCGCACCGATGAACTCGAACGAAGGCTGGCGCGTGGCGGACGCAGCGCAGACACCTATCTCCCCGTTCTGACGCAGCCAGAAGACGTTTCGGCTGCGTCCCTGCGTGCATGCCTGGACGAACTCCAGGTCCGTGGGGAACTGACTCCGGCGGCGTTCACCGTCGAGGATGCCCGTGACCTGTGCGAGCGCCTCTCGCAGATCAATCCCGACGGTGTGACTGAGCAGATCGCCCGTCGCGAACTGAGGCCCATCTACCGTCAGATGTTCGCGCTGCTCGCCGGAACGCCCACTACCGGCGCGAAGGCCTTGGCCACTTCGCTACTGGCCGCACGGACGGCCACAGGAATCGAGTTCCTTCCCGCTCGCGATGTCCTCTACGCCTCAGTGCCTGGTAGCCGAGAGCGAAGTGGAGTGCAGGATCGAGTGCCGCTGTTCGTGCTCGAAGCCGAACCGGGAGCCGACAGACCCCTTCGCGAGCTTTTCGGTGTGCCATTCCTCGAAGAAGCCCTGCAGTGGAGTGTCCGGCCAGGAGAACTAGCCCTCGATGAGGACCAGATGGCCACCTTCCGCGGTGGATTGCACGACCTCCGACGTTCGCTACTGGCACGTCTGAGCGCTGATAGGGCAGACCGAAGCGCCCAGGACCAGCAGTTGATCGACGAGTTCATCGAAAGGGTTGAGCCCGTCGAGTCCCTCTCGATGAGTTGCGCATTCAAAGGTGAAGACCTCGGAGACATCGCCCAGAGGACCTATCACGTCCGGCACGCCGAGGATGGCGCATTGCAGGGCTTCATCGTCTGGACCGGTCCTGAGTGGCCGCCGATAGCAGAGGACGCACAGGCACTGGCAATGGCGCTTGCGCAGGCCCTCGGAGTGAATACTGTGGAGACCTTTCTCTCCTTCATCACCGCCAGCGACGAGATGCGCACGCAACTGCTCGAACTGGCTGGCGCCTCAGACAATCTCCCGGGGGTGGCCGAACGGCTGGCCGGTCACGACGATGTGCAGACGGAGGGGCTTGGCGGTGCGCCAGAGTCGACTGTCACATCTCAGAGTGATGGAGAATCGACAGAGGCCGCCGCGGGCTCACGTGTGGGCCACCCACCTGAAGTGCTGCCGGCAGCGCCACGCGTCCCGCTGCATCACTTCGACGACCTCCTCATCGACGGCGAGATCATCCGGATCATGAATACGCCCGCAGTTGCGATCGGCGGAAGGGTTCACTCCAATGGATCGCATTCAGGAGGGGGTGCGGGTAGCGTCACCCCTGGTGCCCCCCGAGCGGCGCAGGGGACAGACCTCAGTGAGCTAGATCGCCTCGGCATGCGCATCACGATTGCCTTCGAGCAACGTCGCTTCCCTGGTCGTTCGATCGCAATCCTTCCCGGCGACGAACCGATTCCCGAAACAGACGTCTTCATCGTGGATGTCAGTTCACCCGGCATGATCAAAGAAGCCTGTGAGCAGTCACCGGTGGTTGAGCGGGTGCTCGCGGGGCTCGGCAGCCAAGGAATCAGCGATCTCTATCCGGGGTTCGACATTCTGACGATCGTCGGTACCGAGGTCGACCGGATGATTGAGCTCAAGTCCTCAGGCGTCGATGCCAAGGTCCAGGCGATGAGCTGGAACGAATGGAAGACGGCCGGCGGACCGATGCGGGATCACTTCTGGTTGTACCTAGTGGGCAACCTGCGGGCCGACCTCCAGAACGCAGCCCCGTTCGTCCGTGCCGTACGCGACCCCATCGGCACGCTAGCTTCATCGAAGGCGGAGGACGTCATCCGAAAACGAACCATCCAACTTCGGGTCAGGGAGTTCGCCGCCGCTGACGAGTTGAAACTGTCGGTGCGCTCATTCCATGGGCACGACTGA
- a CDS encoding DUF86 domain-containing protein, whose product MSRSDRQLLADALSHLEVLRDHQARRDLDDQTVADAVCLRLAAAIEAVANVTVDVRADAFGEDWPLIWATRNRIAHGYTFIDRDMIAATIDNDLPAFEATIRRLLAEMT is encoded by the coding sequence GTGAGTCGCAGCGACCGGCAACTCCTCGCCGATGCACTGAGTCACCTGGAGGTACTGCGAGACCATCAGGCGCGGCGCGACCTGGATGATCAGACGGTCGCCGATGCGGTCTGTCTGCGCCTGGCAGCGGCCATCGAGGCGGTTGCCAACGTCACGGTCGACGTACGGGCCGATGCCTTCGGCGAGGATTGGCCGCTCATTTGGGCCACGCGGAATCGGATCGCTCACGGCTACACGTTCATCGATCGCGACATGATCGCGGCCACGATCGACAACGATCTGCCCGCCTTCGAAGCGACGATTCGGCGGCTACTCGCCGAAATGACATAG
- a CDS encoding nucleotidyltransferase domain-containing protein, protein MRRAALRSDELHRESRSVLVDAVRRGAAAGLSQRQIGECVGRSQPEVARLLRFQPTSLRGRVVAGKRSEILRIAREAGFSDVRIFGSVARGDDGPDSDVDLLVTAHQGASLLDLARLERSLSDVLGERVEVVPDSGLRRHLREEVTDQAIPL, encoded by the coding sequence CTGCGGAGAGCTGCGCTTCGCAGCGATGAGTTGCACCGAGAGTCTCGCTCGGTGTTGGTTGATGCGGTGCGCAGGGGGGCTGCGGCGGGATTGAGCCAGCGTCAGATCGGCGAGTGTGTCGGCCGGAGTCAGCCGGAGGTGGCCCGGCTGTTGAGATTCCAGCCGACGTCGCTCAGGGGACGTGTTGTCGCTGGTAAGCGTTCTGAGATTCTGCGGATCGCCCGGGAGGCGGGTTTCTCTGATGTGCGCATTTTCGGGAGTGTGGCTCGCGGCGACGATGGGCCGGACTCCGATGTTGATCTGCTTGTCACAGCGCATCAGGGGGCTTCCCTCCTAGATCTTGCGCGGCTCGAGCGCAGCCTTTCGGACGTCTTGGGGGAGCGGGTGGAAGTGGTGCCCGACTCCGGGCTACGTCGCCATCTCCGAGAAGAGGTCACAGACCAGGCGATACCGCTGTGA
- a CDS encoding alpha/beta hydrolase, translating into MRTVATWTPTAYAQNDGVRIAYDRLEGDGEPLLLVMGLGTSRFWWPMGLCEAFADQGFQVVRYDQRDAGESDRMPDASTANPFAALFGKQGEAYTAEDMTDDAVAVMDELGWDSAHIFGHSLGGTIAQRIALRHPEQVRSVVSSGAVPSDVSGLGVMRYLRFGLLAKLARMKVPEGREGDIAASMAVARGVASKTYPFDEPAARARIEQQVDSGPRDTKAQSRQIGAQWHGSKLSRLKAPTLVLAGDEDPIVKVSAGRRTAHSIPDARFVILHGAGHDIPSPLWETVAQQVRANADRASRA; encoded by the coding sequence ATGCGGACTGTGGCCACTTGGACCCCCACTGCCTACGCGCAGAACGACGGGGTACGGATCGCTTACGACCGCCTCGAGGGAGACGGCGAACCCTTGTTGCTGGTCATGGGCCTGGGAACTTCCCGCTTCTGGTGGCCGATGGGATTGTGTGAGGCGTTCGCAGACCAGGGTTTCCAGGTGGTTCGATACGACCAGCGGGATGCCGGCGAATCCGACCGCATGCCCGATGCCAGTACGGCCAACCCCTTTGCCGCGTTGTTCGGCAAGCAGGGTGAGGCCTACACCGCCGAGGACATGACCGACGACGCTGTGGCCGTCATGGACGAGCTGGGCTGGGACAGCGCACATATCTTCGGTCACTCGCTGGGAGGCACGATCGCGCAGCGGATAGCGTTGCGCCACCCCGAGCAGGTGCGTTCGGTGGTGTCGTCGGGGGCTGTTCCCAGCGACGTGTCCGGCCTGGGCGTGATGCGCTACCTGCGGTTCGGCCTGCTCGCGAAACTGGCACGCATGAAGGTCCCCGAGGGTCGGGAAGGCGACATCGCGGCGAGTATGGCAGTGGCCCGCGGTGTCGCCTCGAAGACGTATCCCTTCGATGAGCCAGCCGCCCGGGCACGGATCGAGCAGCAGGTCGACAGTGGGCCTCGCGACACCAAAGCGCAAAGCCGGCAGATCGGCGCACAGTGGCATGGCTCCAAGCTGTCCCGTCTGAAGGCCCCGACGCTCGTGCTTGCCGGCGACGAGGACCCCATCGTCAAGGTCAGCGCCGGTCGGCGAACCGCACACAGCATTCCTGACGCGCGCTTCGTGATTCTCCACGGGGCTGGCCACGACATCCCCTCTCCACTCTGGGAGACCGTGGCACAGCAGGTCCGGGCGAACGCCGACAGGGCATCGCGCGCCTGA
- a CDS encoding TetR/AcrR family transcriptional regulator has protein sequence MSPRRRPGRPALISRADVVRTACAIADLSGVPAVSMRAVGMKLGVAPMGLYRHIADKKALLEAMVELVAAEYDLDTLPGTWREGLVALARQQKSIIERHPWLPELTSRYHPLGPATLAYVERALQLFEQAGTPRASLLETVGLFNGLVTALVVAATTPTRSVDEARQRELETLLSFGQYPIFTALAGQPHLDLDQEFDRLVLRVIDGLA, from the coding sequence ATGAGCCCACGCCGGAGACCGGGGCGCCCCGCGCTCATCTCGCGCGCGGACGTGGTGCGGACAGCCTGCGCAATCGCCGACCTCAGCGGCGTACCCGCCGTTTCGATGCGCGCGGTGGGCATGAAACTGGGCGTGGCCCCCATGGGTCTGTACCGGCATATCGCCGACAAGAAGGCACTTCTCGAGGCCATGGTGGAACTCGTGGCCGCGGAGTACGACCTGGACACCTTGCCGGGAACGTGGCGCGAAGGTCTTGTTGCGTTGGCACGACAACAGAAGTCGATCATCGAACGCCACCCGTGGCTGCCTGAACTCACATCCCGCTACCACCCGCTGGGCCCCGCGACCCTGGCGTATGTGGAACGTGCACTGCAGCTCTTCGAACAGGCTGGGACGCCCCGCGCTTCGCTGCTCGAAACCGTGGGCCTCTTCAACGGCCTGGTGACGGCCCTGGTCGTGGCGGCAACCACGCCGACCAGGAGTGTGGACGAGGCACGCCAACGCGAACTCGAAACACTGCTCAGCTTCGGGCAGTACCCGATCTTCACCGCGCTCGCCGGCCAGCCCCACCTCGACCTCGATCAGGAATTCGACAGACTCGTGCTTCGGGTCATCGACGGACTCGCGTGA
- a CDS encoding helix-turn-helix domain-containing protein, with amino-acid sequence MRTNTLDIPDLPAALVLAIRDQTPQVAEITVATVAAQVPAYAPATRDPYREELQSGVRIAFEEFARLLTSPEEASLKRITRAAHYLGRTEARRRRGIGALLTAYQVGTGVHWQEVSALALGYGLDATQMAQLAALIFAYNEQLSAASVEGYAAETQTRERHREDLARALLAGEVSEGQIERARWTAPATLTCVLLDQRHAQSVLVTYPDSVQVALDEVVAVLVPDVSRAALVGAVAGTDAVIGSTVPWRHAHLSYERARVLASLVADRPLDTDAHLVELILSAAAREDLRAQVLEPLAGNERLMETLRSWLLHAGRRDAVAADLFVHPQTVRYRMGQIREAYGDRLNDPREVLKLVVALG; translated from the coding sequence GTGCGAACAAACACCCTGGACATCCCAGATCTGCCCGCTGCCTTGGTGCTCGCGATCCGCGACCAGACACCGCAGGTCGCCGAGATCACCGTCGCGACCGTGGCAGCCCAGGTGCCTGCCTACGCCCCGGCCACCCGCGACCCCTATCGCGAGGAGTTGCAGTCGGGGGTGCGCATCGCGTTCGAGGAGTTCGCGCGCCTGCTGACCAGCCCGGAGGAGGCCTCCCTCAAGCGGATCACGCGCGCCGCCCATTACCTCGGGCGCACGGAAGCCCGTCGGCGCCGGGGGATCGGCGCCCTTCTGACCGCCTACCAGGTCGGGACCGGCGTGCACTGGCAGGAGGTCTCGGCGCTCGCACTGGGGTACGGCCTGGACGCCACGCAGATGGCGCAACTCGCGGCGCTCATCTTCGCGTACAACGAGCAACTGTCGGCGGCCAGTGTGGAGGGCTACGCTGCCGAGACGCAGACGCGCGAACGCCATCGGGAGGACCTGGCGCGCGCGTTGCTTGCCGGCGAGGTCAGCGAGGGTCAGATCGAACGCGCCCGTTGGACCGCCCCCGCGACGCTGACGTGCGTGCTGCTCGATCAGCGCCACGCGCAGTCGGTGCTGGTGACGTACCCGGACTCGGTGCAAGTGGCGCTGGACGAGGTGGTGGCTGTTCTCGTTCCGGATGTCTCGCGGGCCGCCCTGGTGGGGGCGGTCGCCGGCACGGATGCAGTGATCGGGTCGACCGTGCCATGGCGCCACGCGCACTTGTCCTACGAGCGGGCCCGAGTTCTGGCAAGTCTGGTCGCGGATCGGCCGCTGGACACTGACGCACATCTCGTGGAGCTCATCCTCTCGGCGGCGGCCAGGGAGGATCTGCGCGCTCAGGTGCTCGAGCCGCTGGCGGGCAATGAGCGGCTGATGGAAACCCTGCGATCGTGGCTGTTGCACGCGGGCCGCCGCGACGCCGTCGCCGCCGACCTGTTCGTACACCCGCAGACCGTGCGGTACCGCATGGGCCAGATCCGCGAGGCCTATGGCGACCGGCTCAACGACCCTCGCGAGGTGCTGAAGCTGGTGGTCGCGCTGGGTTGA
- a CDS encoding zinc-dependent alcohol dehydrogenase family protein, protein MRATVLYGPRDIRVEDRDRSALREPTDAIIRLAAACVCGSDLWPYRGIDQVRRPTPMGHEYCGIVEEVGEAVTDIAPGQFVIGSFLASDNTCEICRSGYQSSCVNRKPVGGSQAEYLRVPLADGTLVATPGLPDDDLVPSLLAASDVLGTGWFGAVAAQAGPGKTVAVVGDGAVGLLGVLAARQMGAERIIAMSRHEPRQRLAEEFGATDIVVERGDEGVARIKELTGGLGAHSVVEAVGTQESMMQAIGATRPGGHVGFVGVAHDVSLPGEALFFSHIHLHGGPAPVRQYLPELIDLIWTRQINPGRVFDLELPLDEAAEGYAAMDERRAIKTLLRP, encoded by the coding sequence ATGCGAGCAACAGTTCTGTACGGCCCCCGCGACATCCGCGTGGAGGACCGTGACCGGTCGGCGCTGCGCGAGCCCACCGACGCGATCATCCGGTTGGCGGCCGCGTGCGTGTGTGGCTCTGATCTCTGGCCCTATCGCGGCATCGACCAGGTGCGCAGGCCGACCCCGATGGGTCACGAGTACTGCGGCATCGTCGAGGAGGTCGGGGAGGCAGTCACGGACATCGCGCCCGGACAGTTCGTCATCGGGTCGTTCCTCGCCTCCGACAACACCTGCGAGATCTGCCGGTCGGGCTACCAGAGTTCCTGCGTCAACCGCAAACCCGTTGGGGGTTCGCAGGCCGAGTACCTGCGCGTGCCACTGGCCGACGGCACGCTCGTCGCCACCCCGGGGCTGCCGGACGACGATCTGGTGCCGAGTCTGCTGGCCGCCTCGGACGTCCTCGGCACCGGTTGGTTCGGAGCGGTGGCGGCGCAGGCCGGACCGGGCAAGACGGTGGCCGTCGTCGGCGACGGGGCCGTCGGCCTGCTCGGGGTGCTGGCCGCAAGGCAGATGGGCGCAGAGCGAATCATCGCCATGAGCCGCCACGAACCCCGTCAACGCCTGGCCGAGGAGTTTGGTGCCACGGACATCGTCGTGGAACGCGGTGACGAGGGTGTGGCCCGGATCAAGGAACTCACCGGGGGCCTCGGCGCGCACTCGGTGGTCGAGGCGGTCGGGACGCAGGAGTCGATGATGCAGGCGATCGGCGCCACGCGCCCTGGCGGGCACGTCGGTTTCGTCGGGGTCGCCCATGACGTGAGCCTGCCGGGCGAGGCGTTGTTCTTCTCGCACATCCACCTGCATGGCGGTCCCGCCCCGGTGCGCCAATACCTGCCCGAACTCATCGACCTGATCTGGACCAGGCAGATCAACCCGGGCAGGGTCTTCGACCTGGAACTGCCGCTGGACGAGGCGGCGGAGGGTTATGCAGCGATGGACGAGCGTCGCGCCATCAAGACGCTGCTGCGGCCCTGA
- a CDS encoding MBL fold metallo-hydrolase, producing the protein MRVKWGRPSLADKRVAFDVPGADGDVGVTFVGVSTLLFRDTDTCVLFDGFFSRPSLLRVGAARLRPDETRIASAMTRLGLTFNGSPGRRLNAILPVHTHYDHVLDSAVVARGTGARLIGGESAANVGRGAGLPEESLRIASTGDSVGVGDFTLTLIASAHCPPDRYPGEITAPLVTPARVSAYRCGEAWSVLVDHAGGRKALVQGSAGYVRGGLAGKSADVAYLGIGQLGVNPENYIREYWQETVRTVGARRVVLTHWDDFFRPLDRPLRALPYAGDDLDKTLQIFGELADEDAVTLHFPSIWRHEDPWRGLAPTRTADK; encoded by the coding sequence ATGCGCGTGAAGTGGGGTCGCCCGTCGCTCGCGGACAAACGCGTCGCCTTCGACGTGCCGGGGGCTGATGGCGACGTGGGCGTTACGTTCGTCGGCGTCTCCACGCTGCTGTTCCGCGACACCGACACCTGCGTGCTCTTCGACGGCTTCTTCTCACGGCCCTCGCTGCTGAGGGTTGGAGCGGCGAGACTGCGACCCGACGAGACGAGGATCGCCTCGGCCATGACGCGTCTGGGCCTGACGTTCAACGGCAGCCCCGGCCGACGTCTGAACGCGATCCTGCCGGTACACACCCACTACGATCACGTGCTGGATTCCGCAGTTGTGGCCCGGGGGACCGGCGCCCGCCTGATCGGTGGCGAGTCTGCGGCGAACGTCGGGCGCGGCGCCGGACTTCCGGAGGAGTCCCTACGCATCGCGTCAACGGGCGACTCCGTCGGTGTCGGTGACTTCACCTTGACACTGATCGCCTCCGCGCACTGCCCACCCGACAGGTACCCGGGCGAGATCACAGCTCCCCTGGTCACTCCGGCCCGAGTGAGCGCCTACCGCTGCGGCGAGGCCTGGTCGGTCCTGGTGGATCATGCGGGCGGCCGGAAGGCGCTGGTGCAGGGCAGTGCGGGTTACGTCCGCGGCGGCCTCGCCGGCAAGTCGGCCGACGTCGCCTATCTGGGCATCGGGCAACTGGGCGTCAACCCCGAGAACTACATCCGCGAGTACTGGCAGGAGACCGTGAGAACGGTCGGAGCGCGTCGCGTCGTCCTGACCCACTGGGACGACTTCTTCCGGCCGCTGGATCGCCCCTTGCGCGCTCTGCCCTACGCCGGAGACGACTTGGACAAGACACTGCAGATCTTCGGGGAACTTGCCGACGAGGACGCGGTGACCCTGCACTTCCCCAGCATCTGGCGGCACGAGGATCCCTGGCGCGGCCTGGCGCCGACGCGGACGGCCGATAAGTAA
- a CDS encoding DUF2892 domain-containing protein, with product MTRNVGKLDRLIRVLAALALCGIAVMSQTWPAVVVGGLLAVTAVLGFCPLYLLYGLSTVGGVHRDCADGRCGLPVPRR from the coding sequence ATGACCCGCAACGTCGGGAAGCTCGATCGGTTGATCAGGGTGCTCGCTGCGCTGGCGCTGTGCGGGATCGCCGTGATGTCGCAGACGTGGCCGGCTGTCGTCGTGGGAGGTCTGCTAGCCGTCACAGCGGTCTTAGGATTCTGTCCGCTGTACTTGTTGTACGGGCTTTCCACCGTCGGAGGTGTGCACCGCGACTGCGCGGATGGCCGGTGCGGCCTGCCGGTCCCGCGGCGCTGA